In one Bacteroides intestinalis DSM 17393 genomic region, the following are encoded:
- the hutH gene encoding histidine ammonia-lyase — protein sequence MKNVYHVGSGELTFDIIERIINENLKLELASEAKERIQKCRDYLDHKIAESEEPLYGITTGFGSLCSKNISPDELGTLQENLIKSHACSVGEEIRPVIIKLMMLLKAHALSLGHSGVQVITVQRILDFFNNDVMPIVYDRGSLGASGDLAPLANLFLPLIGVGDVYYKGKKREAISVLDEFGWEPVKLMSKEGLALLNGTQFMSANGVFAILKAFRLSKKADLIAALSLEAFDGRIDPFMDCIQQIRPHRGQIETGDNFRKLLEGSEIIAQYKAHVQDPYSFRCIPQVHGATKDAIRYVSSVLLTEINSVTDNPTIFPDEDRIISGGNFHGQPLAISYDFLGIALAELGNISERRVAQLIMGLRGLPEFLVANPGLNSGFMIPQYAAASMVSQNKMYCYAASSDSIVSSNGQEDHVSMGANAATKLYRIMDNLEHILSIELMNAAQGIEFRRPLKTSPALERFLNEYRKEVPFIKDDIVMYKEIHKTVAFLNRTKFDY from the coding sequence ATGAAAAATGTCTATCATGTAGGGTCCGGTGAACTCACATTCGACATCATCGAACGAATTATCAACGAGAATCTTAAACTGGAACTGGCTTCCGAAGCCAAAGAACGGATACAAAAATGCCGCGACTACCTCGATCATAAGATAGCCGAGTCCGAAGAACCTTTGTACGGCATTACCACAGGCTTCGGCTCCTTGTGCAGCAAAAATATATCTCCTGACGAATTGGGTACTTTGCAGGAAAACCTGATTAAGAGTCATGCTTGCAGTGTCGGTGAAGAGATACGTCCCGTCATCATCAAATTAATGATGCTGCTCAAGGCTCATGCCCTTTCTCTGGGACATAGTGGCGTACAAGTCATTACCGTGCAGCGTATCCTCGATTTCTTCAATAACGATGTGATGCCCATTGTCTACGACCGTGGTTCGCTCGGTGCATCCGGTGATCTGGCTCCCCTTGCCAATCTCTTCCTGCCGCTTATCGGTGTGGGCGATGTTTATTATAAAGGTAAGAAGCGTGAGGCCATCAGTGTCCTCGATGAGTTTGGTTGGGAGCCGGTGAAGCTTATGAGTAAGGAAGGCCTTGCCCTGCTCAATGGTACGCAGTTTATGAGTGCCAATGGTGTGTTTGCCATTCTGAAAGCTTTCCGCCTTTCCAAGAAAGCCGACCTTATTGCCGCTCTTTCCCTCGAAGCTTTCGATGGGCGTATCGATCCTTTTATGGATTGCATCCAGCAAATCCGTCCGCACCGAGGACAAATCGAGACAGGCGATAATTTCCGTAAACTCCTGGAAGGCAGTGAAATCATTGCTCAATACAAAGCCCATGTGCAAGACCCGTATTCTTTCCGCTGTATCCCCCAAGTGCATGGTGCAACGAAAGATGCCATCCGTTATGTCTCTTCTGTCTTACTGACTGAAATCAATTCCGTAACGGATAATCCAACCATCTTCCCTGATGAAGACCGCATCATCTCCGGTGGAAATTTCCACGGTCAGCCGCTTGCCATTTCTTATGACTTCCTGGGTATTGCCCTTGCTGAATTAGGTAACATTTCCGAGCGACGGGTGGCACAGCTCATTATGGGACTGCGCGGTTTGCCCGAATTTCTGGTGGCCAATCCCGGTCTGAACTCCGGTTTTATGATACCGCAATACGCTGCTGCCTCCATGGTCAGCCAGAATAAGATGTATTGCTATGCTGCCAGCAGTGATTCCATTGTTTCCTCCAACGGACAGGAAGACCATGTCAGCATGGGAGCTAATGCAGCTACCAAATTGTATCGCATCATGGACAATCTGGAACATATTCTCTCCATTGAATTGATGAATGCCGCACAGGGGATCGAATTCCGTCGCCCGTTAAAGACCTCTCCTGCTTTGGAACGCTTCCTGAATGAATATCGCAAGGAGGTCCCTTTTATTAAAGACGATATTGTCATGTACAAAGAGATTCATAAAACAGTTGCCTTCCTGAACCGCACAAAGTTCGATTACTAA
- a CDS encoding TetR/AcrR family transcriptional regulator, producing the protein MKTGDNMKEHPSRLELRERIVDTALQSFVTHGIKSITMDDIAAALGISKRTLYEVFADKETLLMECLRRAQDEGDTYVKEVYEKASNVLEVLLKLYQRSIEKFHNTNKKFFEDIKKYPKVYDMLIKRRNRDSEETIAFFKLGIKQGYFRDDVNFSIVNLLVREQLDLLMNTDLCKEYSFLEVYESIMFTYLRGISTEKGARKLEEFIQEYRKKRQASSE; encoded by the coding sequence ATGAAAACGGGCGACAACATGAAAGAGCACCCTTCGAGGTTGGAGTTACGGGAGCGTATCGTTGATACTGCTCTGCAATCTTTTGTTACCCACGGTATCAAAAGTATTACGATGGATGATATTGCGGCAGCACTAGGCATCTCCAAACGTACTTTATATGAAGTCTTTGCTGATAAAGAAACCTTACTGATGGAGTGCCTCCGAAGGGCTCAGGACGAGGGGGATACGTATGTGAAGGAAGTCTACGAAAAAGCCTCTAATGTACTGGAAGTTTTGTTAAAGCTCTATCAAAGGAGCATTGAGAAGTTCCATAATACGAATAAAAAGTTCTTTGAAGATATCAAGAAATACCCCAAGGTATATGATATGTTGATAAAGCGTCGTAACCGTGACTCTGAAGAGACAATTGCTTTCTTTAAATTGGGTATAAAGCAAGGCTATTTCCGCGATGATGTTAATTTTTCTATTGTAAACCTGTTGGTGCGCGAACAGCTCGACTTGCTGATGAATACAGACCTTTGCAAAGAATATTCTTTTCTCGAAGTGTATGAGTCTATCATGTTCACATACCTTCGGGGAATTTCGACAGAGAAAGGAGCCCGGAAACTGGAAGAATTCATTCAAGAGTACCGGAAGAAGCGACAAGCCAGTTCGGAATGA